CACGGTGAAGGAGATCCTGGACGCCGTGATGCGCGACATCGATGAACAGGGGTTGGATGTGCTCGATCCACGCCGGATGGGGGATTACGCCCGCTTTCGGGCGTTCGAGCTGGCGGCGGCGCTCAACCGGCTGCGCACGCTGCGGGTGAAGGCGGCAGAGACGGCCGTGGCCCCATCCCCGTGAATTCGGATGCCCACGGCGACTTCCATGCCGCCACGGGCCGGGCTCTCACCCTTGGCCCACGATAACTTCCATGAGGGATTTCCCGGCCACCTCTGCGATGTTGAGCGGGGTCCAGAGGTGGCACTTTGCCGAAATCGGCCGATTGTGGTACACTTTGTGTACTGCCCCTGTAGCTCAGTTGGACAGAGCGAGGGCTTCCTAAGCCCTGTCGTCGGGGGTTCGAGTCCCTCCAGGGGCGCCTGATATTCCTCTATCATCCACCCCACATTCCCACCATCACATCCGGTGACATGGCGGCTGACGGAATGAGGGGCGCCATGTCGAATGAGCCAGGGTCTCGGCGAGTCCCCACGGGAATCCAGGGGCAGCCGACGAGACCTCGACACACTGACGATCGCATTTCCTCTCTTTCGCTGGAGCCTCAAGGATAACCCACGCCCCATCGCAAAGGGGATGATCAGCTCATGCGCTACGCAGCCGCCGCCATCACGATAGCCATCCTCCTGGTCGGCACCCTCACCATGGCCGTGTTCGGCCAAGACGCCAGCACATCGCTCCAACCGGGCATCGCTCGTATAAGACCGCTGCAGGCGAACATCCAGCAACGGATTCCCATATCCCTCGCTATGCTCGTGCCAATCGGACCATCCGCCACGCGAACCATCACATTGCCAGTGACGCTCGAGCTCAACCTGCGGATTATCCTGACCAACACCACAGCCGCTATCACGAAGACGAGCCCCCACAAGACCAAAGCTATATCCGAGACCCAGCCGGCCGCATGTCCCGGGGGATGCATCACCCAACCGGACCCATCGTGCGACATCAAAGGCAACGTGAATCCGAGATCCGAGACGAAGATCTATCACACGTCCACCAGCCGCTGGTATAGCAGAACGAAAATCAGGCCAGAAGAAGGGGACCGCTGGTTCTGCACGGAGGAAGAGGCCCAAGAGGCCGGATTCAGACCCCCCAAAAAGTGAACAGGAGCAAACACATGCGACGCATGATCCTCACCATCGCCATAACCGTCCTGCTACTTAGCACCCTCGCCCTGGCTGTGTCCGGCCAGGAGGGCGATACCCCGGCCGAGCCCATTATCGCCCAAATCCAACCGCTGCTCATCAACATCCAACAGCAAATACCCGTATCCGTCACCCTCTCCGTCCCCATCGGCCCGACCACGACTCAAACCGTCACCCTTCCGCTGGTACTCGACCTCAACCTGCAAATCGGCCTGGCCGACACCGTCACCGCCACCATCGAGACGATCACGACAACTGAGCCCATTTCTATCACCGTAAGCGAAATGGCAGAAGAAGGCGAGGAACTAAAGGACAACCTTGGAATCCCATATGAGCTGGAGAGCACAGATGGCGTTGAGATCATCCAATGGACTGCGTCCAAGAATATCTTCGACCACTTTCAGATAGTTGGTGAGTTGCGCAACGTTGATGAGGAACACGTACTGGATTATGTGAATCTGGTTGTTAGCATGTACGACGAGGACGGGAAGTTGCTGGATGTGGCGAGCGGTTTCATGGAACTCGACAAAGTGGAACCAGGTGGAACATCACCGTTTAGGGTAAGTACCCCAGTATCTGCGGAGGACGTAGCCCGATATCTGGTGCAAGTGGAGGCTCGGTTCGAAAAGTAACACGAGGCAAGGCTGCACGAATGGCAGATATGGCTCCTGGCGGTGAGTCGATCCCACAGGCTTGCGCCTCTCACACTCCCGATGTATGATTTTTGTGCAGCGATACAGAAGGAGTGCCAACATGATGGGCAGAACGATCGCCGCCGCGATGTTCTTCGTCCTTCTCCTCAGCACGCCCGCCTTTGGGCAGCGCAATCCGTGGCCCCTCCCAAGCGATTACCCTCGTTTCCCCACCGCAGGGATGACCGAGTTTCAAGGTACGCTGGATCAGGCCTGCGCCGGACTGCCCGTCTACATCTACGCAGGGACAGGGCCGGAGGGAGTGCTGCTAGGCAGTTCCTTAGTAAATCCAGACGGCTCTTTCTCGGTCACCCTGAACCGTCCTCTGGCCGAAGATGAAACCATGACCGTCTTCGCCGAATGCCGTGACGGGGCTTATGTCTGGGACATCTTTCACATCCCTCCTCCTATCATCCCCGAACCAACCACCCTTGTACTCGTAGGTTCTGGCCTGGGACTGCTGGCGCTGCGCCGCCTGTGGCACTAGTTCCGTCTCGGCGTCACTTCGTGCTTCAGGAGGGCCCCATGCGCTGGATGAGCATGATTGCTGGGTTCTTGGTACTCATCCTACCTCTGACCACTCACGCACAGCCCAACCCACCCTGGTGTACACCCCAAGGTACATATGTCCCTAGCGATTATAGGCCTACCCCAAAACCTCCAACTACTATAATTCAAGGTATTACAGACCACAGATGTATAAACTCAACTATATACGTCTTCTCCGGTAAGACGCCCGATGGTGAATTACTTGGCTACAGCACTGTAGAATCGGATGGGACGTTTACCATCCACCTCTCACGTCCTATGCGCTATGACGAAACGATACTGGTCTACGCTGACTGTCCTGACTGGTGTGTTTGGGAAGTATTTAAATGGACTGCCCCTCCCATCATCCCCGAACCGGCCACCCTCCTGCTCGTAGGCAGCGGGCTTGTGGCGCTGGGGCTAAAAGTTCTTCGTAGTCGACATCGGTAATGCTTCCTTACGTTTCTGGCACTTGAGAGTGTGTCTGAGAAATGCCGTTGCTTCTGCTGTAGGGAGGCCCGGAGGGGCCCCGCCCCTCTGGGAAAAGCCCTTCTTCCGCCTTCAACCTGCCTGGCCTCGGCCTGGGTCCTTCGGGAAGGGCCGAGAAAGACAGGTGCAGGCCGGAAAAGCAGGGTTTCCGTGGAGGGGAGGTCCCCTCCACACCTCCCCCTGTGGAGCTGGTAGTTTCTGAGACTTCTGCTGAAATAGCCTACTTAGGAGGCAATCCATGCCCATAATGGTATTTGGGTTTGGGATATTCTCGCAGTTGCCCCTCCCATCATCCCCGAACCGACCACCCTCCTGCTCGTAGGCAGCGGGCTTGTGGCGCTGGGGACAGGCGTGCTTCGCGACGCACGGAAGAGGAATTCCCCCAGGAGCACCTTGTTCCACTCCATCGACGCACATTGAAAAGGGCCGGGATCATCTCCCAGCCCGGCGAATATACCATCTCACCCGCCCGAGTCACGAACCGGCAGATCCCCCATCGAATAGGGTTCCGGGACCCTTCGCGAGCGCGTGCTCGCCAACCGAAGCAGCATCTGCAATCCGATCAGGGACAGCCGAGGCTGGAACACCAATAGCCGCCAGAAGGTCTTCGTCAGCTCATCTCGGGTATACCGCTCCAAAAGCCGCTGCACAGGGGGCGTGATACATCTCACCAGGCGATCATAGACGGCGTTATCCATGCGGTCGAGCAACACCCGGAGCAGCCAGTGCAGGTCCAACTCCCGCTTGAGCGCGCGCAGCTCCCGGGCATAGGAGGTCCCCCGCAACAGAGAGCGCACGGCGGCCTCCGCCCCCCACAGGCCGGTAACGGTGCCCCCCACCGTGGTGACCTTCACCTGGCCGGCCGCATCGCCCACCAGCAAAACCGGCGCATCTCCCACACGTCCCCACGGCCGCAGGCGTGGATGGTGCATGGCGACCAGCCCGCCCTGATAGGCCAGCGGCTCCAGATCATGTCGGTCCAGGAAACGCGCCAGCAGATCCCTCGTCTCGACCTTATGGTCCCCAACCAGCCCCAAAACCCCCCGCTCCGACGACTCCGGGATCAGCCAGTAGAAGAAACGGGTGTCCTGAGCGTCAAACCAGACCTTCGTCACGGATGGATCCCATCCCGACGGCAACGGGATCTCCGCCTGCAGGATCGGCACGACGGGGGGGCGCTTGATCCCCGCCGCCGCGGCGACGTCGCTGAACGGGCCATCCGCACCGATGACCGCCCGGGCATGCACCGTTCTCTCCCGCCCATCAGCCGTGCGCAAACATAAGGCCACTCCCCTCGAGCCCACATCAAAGGCCATAAAACGGTGACTATAATGGAGGTCCGCTCCCGCCTCCTGCGCTCTTCGAGCCAGCGCCTGCGCAAACTGCCGTCGCTCGATGATCAGATCCGGCTCCCGCAGCGTGATCCGGACGGCCGCGCCCGGGGTGGCCACGGCCATCACCTGGACCTGATGAAGGACTGCCGTTTCGGGAACCTGGGTGAAGAGGTGAGACCACCGCGGAGTCACGATCAGCGTACGACGAGGAGGCGCAATCCCCTCCCTCCTCTCGAAAATCCCCACTCGCCATCCTGCCCGGGCCAATCGCTCTGCCGCGTACAGTCCAGCGGAAGATGCCCCGATCACAGCAACGTCTAGATCCATATTCCGCCTTTTCCTCCCGATAAACTCCGATGGTAGCGTCGCACTGAACCACGGTCACGGGGCCAGGGACAAAAGCTCCCCACGCACCCCATCGGCATGCCTAATGATGCCACCCTGACGGCTGCGGTCCGGGATTATAGCGTGAGAAGGCTCATACAGGCAACTTCTCATCACATGGAGGAGCGGAAGGGAAGCAGAGGCCATGGCCAACGATCACGGGATCACGGGGGAGGATCATCGCGAGGGTCGAATCATCTTGTGTAACGTCACCAAACCCTCACGAGCGATATCGAACCAACGGTAAGGATAGTATAAAGGCCACAACCAATCAGGGCGCGGACGATACCGCCAACGCATGAATGTCGGATCCGGCCAAAGCACGCCCCGAATCAGACGCCAGCGCGCCCGCCGATCCAACGAGAACAGGTTGGCCCACAAGCGGGTAGCCCTCGTCTGCAAAGACGACGCCTTACGCCGCACCAGATATTCGGAGTCTGCCTCCTGGTCCTCGGCTAGGCGATCGAGGAACCCCTCGGGCAAGGGCGTCCCATAGCTCTCCGACATCCTCTGGAGCGCCGCACGAAGCGCGGCCGTCCACTGAAACGCCCGGGCCTGTTGCGCCAGCAGATCCCAGTCCAAACGCTCTCCACATCGACTCACCAGCAGGTGAAGATCATACAGCCAGAGCAGATAGGCCTGAGCTCCCCCATGCTGCAGCATCAAATGTGCGGACAGATAGAGCAGGTGAGCCGTAGGGGTTAACATGTACAAACACACGCGAGCCGCGTCCCTCTCCCCTACGCACTCGGCACCCAACGCCTCCCCATCCACCGACAGGGGCTCCACCTGCGCCCAGAACCAGTCCAGAGGCGGGGTGCGCCAGTCCGCATCGCCCGCTACCAGATTCCAATGCAGCTCGACAACGACGTTCTCCTGAGGGCCCCCCAGCAAACGCACATGATGCCCGATGAGCCGATTGATCCCAGGGCTCACCTCCGGGATCCGCTCCTCGTATCCCAGGGACCGCATCGCCCGCATGGCCGCTTCCATGAAAGCGCGCGGGACCAACAAGTCCAGGTCGCTCAGGGGACGCAGGGCCACGGAGGGATACACGGTGGACGCCAGCGCCGCCCCCTTCAGCACCACGATGGGGAGCCTGCCGTCCGCCGTCAGGGCCTGGTCATCCGCCGACAGCTCATCCTGGAAGGCGGAGGCGATGCGCTCCAGCTCCTGATAGATCAGGGTGTTGTGAGCGGCCGTGGCATAATGCCGCCGGGCAAGCCCCCATTGTAGATCCTCCGGCCAATGATCGAGGCAGCCGGATTCCCTCAACGACCAGTACAGGAGCGGTGCCACGCCCTCCTCTCTCGCTATGGTCAGCAATCGCTCGTAATGCTCGGGGCCGAACGATGACCAGGGCACGAGATCCGCCCGCTCCGTCAGGACCAGGCGAAGCGCCGTGTAAAGGGCCTCCTCATCAGGCAACACAGAACTCCCCTCCCTCAAGCGCCCATCACCGCTCGACACCAGCTCGGGAGCCGTTCGTCCGAGGCGCACTAAACCAGGGGCCGACCATTACCGCTATCCGGCCCCTGCACCCCCATCAACTTCAGCACCGTCGGGGCGATGTCATACAGCCGAGCCCCCTGCACCCGCTGATGATTCCGCCTATCTCGCGGATCGTACAGGATGAACATCCCGTTCTGGGCATGGTTGCAGTCATCCGGCCCCGTATCGTTCTCAAACGTGTAGATATCCCCATGCCCCAGCGACCCCACCGATCGCCACAGCAGATCACCGAAGTAGACCATCAGATCGGGCGCCACGCCGTTCACCGCCCGATAGATCTCCTGCGGCTTGAAGACCCGGGTGCCGATATCGCTCCCGTCCGGCCCCGGGATAGCCCGGATCTTCTCGGCCAGCTCGTTGCGAAAGTCCTCATACTCCTCCGGTGGAATCACCCCTTGCGGCTCTCGGTCACGCACGTTCAGGAACACCCGGCCGTAATATCCACCGCTCCCCCAGGCCCTGGTCCGTGACCAATCGACCTCCAGATCCTCAAAGCGCACGAGCTTCCCCGGCTCCGGATCCTGCTTGAACGCCAGATATCCCT
The DNA window shown above is from Chloroflexota bacterium and carries:
- a CDS encoding NAD(P)/FAD-dependent oxidoreductase yields the protein MDLDVAVIGASSAGLYAAERLARAGWRVGIFERREGIAPPRRTLIVTPRWSHLFTQVPETAVLHQVQVMAVATPGAAVRITLREPDLIIERRQFAQALARRAQEAGADLHYSHRFMAFDVGSRGVALCLRTADGRERTVHARAVIGADGPFSDVAAAAGIKRPPVVPILQAEIPLPSGWDPSVTKVWFDAQDTRFFYWLIPESSERGVLGLVGDHKVETRDLLARFLDRHDLEPLAYQGGLVAMHHPRLRPWGRVGDAPVLLVGDAAGQVKVTTVGGTVTGLWGAEAAVRSLLRGTSYARELRALKRELDLHWLLRVLLDRMDNAVYDRLVRCITPPVQRLLERYTRDELTKTFWRLLVFQPRLSLIGLQMLLRLASTRSRRVPEPYSMGDLPVRDSGG
- a CDS encoding nucleotidyltransferase family protein; the encoded protein is MLPDEEALYTALRLVLTERADLVPWSSFGPEHYERLLTIAREEGVAPLLYWSLRESGCLDHWPEDLQWGLARRHYATAAHNTLIYQELERIASAFQDELSADDQALTADGRLPIVVLKGAALASTVYPSVALRPLSDLDLLVPRAFMEAAMRAMRSLGYEERIPEVSPGINRLIGHHVRLLGGPQENVVVELHWNLVAGDADWRTPPLDWFWAQVEPLSVDGEALGAECVGERDAARVCLYMLTPTAHLLYLSAHLMLQHGGAQAYLLWLYDLHLLVSRCGERLDWDLLAQQARAFQWTAALRAALQRMSESYGTPLPEGFLDRLAEDQEADSEYLVRRKASSLQTRATRLWANLFSLDRRARWRLIRGVLWPDPTFMRWRYRPRPDWLWPLYYPYRWFDIAREGLVTLHKMIRPSR
- a CDS encoding PEP-CTERM sorting domain-containing protein, whose protein sequence is MHAHNGIWVWDILAVAPPIIPEPTTLLLVGSGLVALGTGVLRDARKRNSPRSTLFHSIDAH
- a CDS encoding PEP-CTERM sorting domain-containing protein (PEP-CTERM proteins occur, often in large numbers, in the proteomes of bacteria that also encode an exosortase, a predicted intramembrane cysteine proteinase. The presence of a PEP-CTERM domain at a protein's C-terminus predicts cleavage within the sorting domain, followed by covalent anchoring to some some component of the (usually Gram-negative) cell surface. Many PEP-CTERM proteins exhibit an unusual sequence composition that includes large numbers of potential glycosylation sites. Expression of one such protein has been shown restore the ability of a bacterium to form floc, a type of biofilm.), with protein sequence MMGRTIAAAMFFVLLLSTPAFGQRNPWPLPSDYPRFPTAGMTEFQGTLDQACAGLPVYIYAGTGPEGVLLGSSLVNPDGSFSVTLNRPLAEDETMTVFAECRDGAYVWDIFHIPPPIIPEPTTLVLVGSGLGLLALRRLWH
- a CDS encoding PEP-CTERM sorting domain-containing protein, which translates into the protein MRWMSMIAGFLVLILPLTTHAQPNPPWCTPQGTYVPSDYRPTPKPPTTIIQGITDHRCINSTIYVFSGKTPDGELLGYSTVESDGTFTIHLSRPMRYDETILVYADCPDWCVWEVFKWTAPPIIPEPATLLLVGSGLVALGLKVLRSRHR